Proteins found in one Planctomycetes bacterium MalM25 genomic segment:
- the ribE gene encoding Riboflavin synthase: MFTGLVQSLAEVVALEPEGPGVRLVVRDGKLANGSSLGDSICVNGCCLTVIAIADDTIAFQAGSETLSRTNLGKLKTGSQVNLEPSLKAGDQLGGHYVTGHVDCLGKVDAIEPEGDWSKRWFAVPAAQIKQMASKGSVAIDGVSLTLVDVEDTAEGGRFSVALIPHTLSVTTLGARHVGDRVNIETDVLAKYVERQLAGR, from the coding sequence ATGTTCACCGGACTCGTTCAATCGCTCGCAGAAGTTGTCGCTCTAGAGCCCGAAGGGCCGGGCGTGCGTTTGGTGGTGCGCGACGGAAAGTTGGCAAACGGCTCCTCCCTAGGCGACAGCATCTGCGTGAACGGCTGCTGCTTGACGGTCATCGCCATCGCCGACGATACGATCGCCTTCCAAGCCGGCAGCGAGACGCTCTCTCGCACCAATCTAGGTAAGTTGAAAACGGGCTCGCAGGTCAATCTTGAACCTTCCCTCAAAGCGGGCGACCAACTCGGTGGGCACTACGTGACCGGCCACGTCGATTGCCTTGGTAAGGTTGACGCGATCGAGCCGGAAGGCGACTGGTCCAAGCGCTGGTTCGCCGTCCCCGCCGCGCAGATCAAGCAGATGGCGAGCAAGGGCTCCGTGGCGATCGACGGCGTGAGCCTCACGCTGGTCGACGTCGAGGACACGGCTGAGGGGGGCCGCTTCAGCGTCGCCCTGATCCCACACACGCTGAGCGTGACGACGCTCGGCGCCCGCCACGTTGGCGACCGGGTCAACATCGAAACCGACGTGCTCGCCAAGTACGTCGAACGCCAGCTCGCCGGCCGGTAA
- the gntU gene encoding Low-affinity gluconate transporter — MPPLLILAIAVALVLGMILVLRLNAFLALITAAVVVSLLAPGDDRIARVAEAFGVSAGKLGVPIAMASIIGSCLLASGAADRLIRAALAIFGEKRGATALAASGFTLSIPVFFDTVFFLLVPLARSLFRRTGKHYLKYLLAIGSGGAIAHTLVPPTPGPLLVADQLGVDIGLMMLIGIAVSLPSVGIGLLVAGWLDRVIQLENPPQHEPLAEEAPNEGDATTGPGLFLSSLPILVPVLLVASRTIMDRCAGGAAEGSLLARSSQATEMLGNPNLAMLLAAGLALFLYARFKRPTREERSELVEHSLTSAGMIILVTAAGGAFGAMLKAAEIGPAIESALSGVLGEVSGLVLLLVAFGIASLLKVSQGSSTVAMITASAMLAAMIDGKTLAYNPVYLAIAIGCGSLFGIWMNDSGFWLFCKMGGLTEAEGLKTWTVILAAIALVAMLFNLGLANALPLAAHPGAPT, encoded by the coding sequence ATGCCGCCTCTGCTCATCCTAGCGATCGCGGTCGCTTTGGTCCTTGGCATGATCCTGGTGCTGCGGCTCAACGCCTTCTTGGCGCTGATCACCGCGGCGGTGGTAGTCAGCCTGCTCGCTCCCGGCGACGACCGAATCGCACGCGTCGCCGAGGCGTTCGGCGTTTCGGCGGGCAAGCTGGGCGTCCCGATCGCCATGGCGTCGATCATCGGCAGTTGCTTGCTCGCTTCGGGGGCGGCCGACCGACTGATCCGGGCGGCCCTGGCGATCTTTGGTGAGAAGCGAGGCGCAACCGCGCTCGCCGCAAGCGGCTTCACCCTGTCGATCCCGGTCTTCTTCGACACGGTCTTCTTCCTGCTCGTGCCGTTGGCGCGGTCACTCTTCAGGCGGACCGGCAAGCACTACCTCAAGTATCTGCTCGCCATCGGTTCGGGTGGCGCGATCGCGCACACGCTGGTCCCGCCCACCCCCGGCCCCTTGCTGGTCGCCGACCAGCTGGGCGTCGACATCGGGTTGATGATGCTGATCGGCATCGCGGTCAGCCTCCCCTCGGTCGGCATCGGCCTGCTGGTGGCAGGGTGGCTCGACCGCGTGATCCAGCTCGAGAACCCTCCCCAACACGAGCCCCTTGCCGAAGAAGCGCCGAACGAGGGGGACGCCACAACCGGCCCCGGGCTGTTCCTCTCGTCACTCCCGATCCTGGTCCCGGTGCTGTTGGTCGCGTCACGCACCATCATGGATCGCTGCGCGGGAGGCGCCGCGGAGGGATCGCTGCTTGCCCGGTCGTCGCAAGCGACCGAGATGCTGGGCAACCCCAACCTGGCGATGCTGCTCGCCGCCGGCTTGGCCCTCTTCCTGTACGCCCGCTTCAAACGCCCCACACGAGAAGAGCGATCCGAACTGGTCGAACACTCGCTGACGAGCGCCGGGATGATCATCCTGGTGACCGCCGCGGGAGGCGCCTTCGGCGCGATGCTCAAGGCGGCCGAGATCGGGCCGGCGATCGAGTCGGCGTTGTCGGGCGTCCTCGGCGAGGTGAGCGGACTGGTGTTGCTGCTCGTCGCCTTCGGCATCGCGAGCCTGCTCAAGGTCAGCCAGGGGTCGTCCACCGTCGCGATGATCACCGCGAGCGCCATGCTCGCCGCGATGATCGATGGGAAGACCCTCGCCTACAATCCCGTTTACCTTGCAATCGCGATCGGCTGCGGCTCGCTGTTCGGGATCTGGATGAACGACAGCGGCTTCTGGCTGTTCTGCAAGATGGGGGGCCTGACCGAAGCGGAAGGCCTGAAGACCTGGACCGTTATCTTGGCGGCGATCGCCCTGGTCGCGATGCTCTTCAATCTCGGCCTAGCCAACGCGCTGCCGCTGGCCGCTCACCCCGGCGCGCCGACCTAG
- the gnl gene encoding Gluconolactonase precursor, with product MPRGPRQSVDITLQALLAVGILAGASIGLAKPSTESAAEPHAVPPRPIGEIERLDPALDALIAPDAQVEVLADGFVWSEGPVWLPSEKSLVFSDVPENTVYRWNAAEGLSVYLRPSGRTKGTRENHEQGSNGLALDNEGRLLLCQHGDRCVGRMNAPLDQPLPQYTALISRHDGKRFNSPNDLTVHSSGSIFFTDPPYGLDGQEESPAKELPYQGVYRLDPDGEVTLLTDKLPRPNGITLSPDERTLYVAQSHKPAKIFMAYELDAGLGIKSSRLLFDANDLGAKRPGNPDGLKVDRDGNLFATGPGGVLVLSPDGKHLGTIMTGELIANCAFGDDGRTLYMTCDRYLCRVRLLTTGNGF from the coding sequence ATGCCTCGTGGCCCCCGACAAAGCGTCGATATCACTCTCCAGGCCTTACTTGCCGTTGGCATCCTTGCTGGTGCATCGATCGGTCTCGCCAAGCCGTCGACCGAGAGCGCAGCCGAGCCGCACGCCGTACCGCCTCGCCCGATTGGCGAGATCGAGCGGCTCGACCCAGCTCTCGATGCGCTCATAGCTCCCGACGCGCAGGTTGAGGTTCTCGCGGACGGCTTTGTCTGGTCCGAGGGGCCCGTCTGGCTGCCCAGCGAGAAGAGCCTCGTCTTCTCGGATGTCCCTGAAAACACGGTCTACCGCTGGAACGCCGCCGAGGGACTGTCGGTTTACCTGCGGCCTTCCGGAAGGACCAAAGGAACGCGTGAAAATCACGAACAAGGGTCGAATGGCTTGGCGCTCGACAACGAGGGGCGTTTGTTGCTCTGCCAACACGGCGATCGCTGCGTCGGCAGGATGAACGCCCCCTTGGACCAACCGCTGCCGCAGTACACGGCGCTCATCAGCCGGCACGACGGGAAACGCTTCAACAGCCCCAACGACCTCACGGTCCACTCCAGCGGATCGATCTTCTTCACCGATCCGCCTTACGGCCTGGACGGCCAAGAAGAGAGCCCGGCCAAGGAGCTCCCCTACCAAGGCGTTTACCGCCTGGACCCCGATGGCGAAGTGACGCTGCTGACCGATAAGCTCCCTCGCCCGAACGGCATCACGCTTTCGCCCGACGAGCGGACGCTGTACGTCGCTCAGTCGCACAAGCCGGCCAAGATCTTCATGGCCTACGAGCTGGACGCCGGACTGGGGATCAAGAGCTCGCGACTCTTATTCGACGCCAACGATCTTGGGGCCAAGAGGCCGGGCAACCCGGACGGGCTCAAAGTCGATCGCGACGGCAACCTCTTCGCCACCGGTCCGGGTGGCGTGCTGGTTCTCTCACCGGACGGCAAGCACCTCGGCACGATCATGACCGGCGAGCTGATCGCGAACTGTGCATTCGGCGATGACGGTCGCACCCTCTACATGACATGCGATCGCTACCTGTGCCGCGTGCGACTGCTCACAACCGGGAACGGATTCTGA
- the gutB gene encoding Sorbitol dehydrogenase, translating to MKALMLTAERRLEIQEVDLPALSDDAVLIRVAACGVCGSDVHGYDGSSGRRIPPLVMGHEAAGIIEEVGAAVTDFAPGDRVTFDSTVYCGECDFCKRGKINLCDQRQVLGVSCGDYRRHGAFAEFVTVPERILYRLPDNFPFEQAALIEAVSVAVHAVANHQLADRSDGVGVVVGAGMIGLLIIQVLRAEGCRTIVAVDIDDDRLAMAARLGADHTINAKRDDAATAVRRLTSGVGADFALEAVGATETVRTAIESVAKGGDVTLVGNISAEIELPLQSVVTREITLYGSCASAGEYPRCIELMASGAVDVTPLISATAPLSEGAEWFDRLYNREAGLMKVVLKP from the coding sequence ATGAAAGCACTCATGCTCACCGCCGAGCGGCGGCTGGAGATCCAAGAGGTCGACCTGCCCGCGTTGTCCGACGACGCCGTCCTGATCCGCGTCGCCGCGTGTGGCGTCTGTGGCAGCGACGTCCACGGCTACGACGGCAGCAGCGGACGCCGCATCCCCCCGTTGGTGATGGGGCACGAGGCGGCCGGCATCATCGAAGAAGTCGGCGCCGCGGTCACGGACTTCGCTCCGGGCGACCGCGTCACATTCGACTCGACCGTTTACTGCGGGGAGTGCGACTTCTGCAAACGGGGCAAGATCAACCTGTGCGACCAGCGCCAAGTGCTCGGCGTGTCGTGCGGCGATTACCGACGCCACGGGGCGTTCGCCGAGTTTGTGACCGTCCCTGAACGGATCCTCTACCGCCTGCCGGACAATTTCCCCTTCGAACAGGCCGCCCTGATCGAAGCGGTGTCGGTCGCCGTCCACGCGGTCGCGAACCACCAACTCGCCGATCGCAGCGACGGTGTCGGCGTCGTGGTGGGCGCCGGGATGATCGGGCTGCTGATCATTCAGGTGCTGCGAGCCGAGGGCTGCCGCACGATCGTGGCAGTCGATATCGACGACGACCGCCTCGCCATGGCGGCCCGGCTTGGCGCTGACCACACGATCAACGCCAAGAGGGACGACGCCGCCACAGCGGTCCGCAGATTGACCTCGGGCGTTGGAGCCGACTTCGCGTTGGAAGCGGTCGGCGCGACCGAAACGGTGCGCACCGCGATCGAATCCGTCGCCAAGGGTGGCGATGTCACCCTGGTGGGCAACATCTCGGCCGAGATCGAGCTCCCGCTCCAATCCGTGGTGACGCGTGAAATCACCCTGTACGGCTCTTGCGCCTCCGCGGGCGAGTACCCGCGGTGCATCGAGCTGATGGCCAGCGGCGCGGTCGATGTCACGCCGCTCATCTCGGCGACCGCCCCGCTGTCGGAAGGGGCCGAGTGGTTCGATCGGCTCTACAACCGCGAAGCCGGGCTGATGAAGGTCGTCCTCAAACCCTGA
- the gno gene encoding Gluconate 5-dehydrogenase, translating to MENNPFDLSGKVALVTGASRGLGQEFGRALAEAGADLVITSRNADDLTDFRKEIESLGRQAVPFALDVRDHDSIQRMSEEAHAAYDHLDILVNNAGCNVRKPALDIDWDDWNKVLDTNLRGTFFVSQAIGRHMVARGSGRVINIGSVTSVAGYAGLGPYCASRGGVKQLTMSLADDWGPHGVTVNCLAPGWFKTEQNKVLYESQEWVDYLVDRIPLRRPGQPGDLRGAVVFLASEASRYITGQTLLVDGGISTGATRATPK from the coding sequence TTGGAAAACAACCCCTTCGATCTGTCGGGCAAAGTCGCCCTCGTCACTGGCGCGAGCCGCGGACTCGGCCAGGAGTTCGGCCGTGCGCTCGCCGAGGCCGGGGCGGACCTCGTGATCACCAGCCGCAACGCCGACGACCTGACGGACTTCCGCAAGGAGATCGAGTCGCTCGGCCGCCAGGCGGTCCCGTTTGCGCTCGACGTGCGCGACCACGACAGCATCCAAAGGATGTCCGAAGAGGCTCACGCGGCCTACGACCACCTCGACATCCTGGTGAACAACGCCGGCTGCAACGTCCGCAAGCCGGCGCTCGACATCGACTGGGACGACTGGAACAAGGTGCTCGACACCAACCTGCGCGGCACCTTCTTCGTCTCGCAAGCGATCGGCCGTCACATGGTGGCGCGGGGATCGGGCCGCGTGATCAACATCGGCTCGGTGACCTCGGTCGCCGGCTACGCGGGGCTCGGGCCGTACTGCGCGAGCCGTGGCGGGGTAAAGCAACTCACAATGAGCCTCGCCGACGACTGGGGCCCGCACGGCGTGACGGTCAATTGCCTCGCCCCCGGCTGGTTCAAGACCGAGCAGAATAAAGTGCTCTACGAGAGCCAGGAGTGGGTCGACTACCTCGTGGACCGCATCCCGCTCCGCCGCCCGGGGCAACCGGGCGACCTGCGTGGGGCGGTGGTCTTCCTCGCGTCCGAAGCGAGCCGCTACATCACCGGTCAAACCCTGCTGGTCGATGGCGGCATCTCAACCGGCGCCACCCGCGCGACGCCCAAATAG
- a CDS encoding Planctomycete cytochrome C — translation MVSPETLRRGCLLTSALSLGCGWLLAVATAEERVSFNREIRPILSDRCYYCHGFDEHTREADLRLDREADSRAVIEPGVPEESELLRRVLSDDEYEVMPPPDSHKAALSTEEIDVLRRWISEGARYEPHWAFVAPARPDLDLSVAEGSTKSSTAIDHYVAKQQESRGLQPAKPAAPAKWLRRVSLDLTGLPPTSGELVAFENEVAERGEAAYADAVDRLLASPHYGERMALDWLDVARYADTNGFQHDAHRMNWPWRDWVTRAFNENMPFDQFTIEQLAGDLLEEPTTDQLVATAFNRNHMINGEGGAIREENLAKTAFDRVETTGTAWLGLTVGCCQCHDHKFDPIKQSDYYQLFAFFNQTSEKAGVDKQFSSKRPGAKRSTPYMVDRPYISLASDDEKQRLKELQLEVKHAEQALEAERPEFEPLFIKWVEEMREDPSLIEERVTVNYLHRFVNTVPLDKPSNGNNKKLTRNFLEQSERWRPFTKRIDDAKRAASNLEGKSPLVMIMRDDKPRDTFILLRGNYETPGDQVTAGVPGFLPPLPQDAKADRLALARWLVSEEQPLTTRVTVNRLWQLMFGRGLVPTPDDFGLQGDLPTHPDLLEWLACEFRTSGWDVKAMLKGIALSKAYRQSSEVSPDSIDADPDNRWLTRGPRRRLDSRLLRDQTLALSGLLNREQGGPPVFPYQPPGIWEEMSLGKNHYEQDHGEALYRRSLYTVWRRVVAPANFFDVPSRQVCSVKPQLTSTPLHALTLLNDPTYVEAARVWAGSLLGLSDDDSRLREAFFAATARRPEARELETLQATLDDARRRFAQAPEESIKLLAVGEAETSADAAAEEHAAWTTVCLLILNLDETLSK, via the coding sequence ATGGTCTCTCCAGAAACGCTCAGAAGAGGTTGCCTCCTCACCTCAGCCCTGTCACTGGGTTGCGGGTGGTTGCTAGCGGTCGCCACCGCGGAAGAAAGGGTCTCCTTCAACCGCGAAATCCGTCCGATCCTCTCGGACCGGTGCTACTACTGCCACGGCTTCGACGAGCACACCCGCGAGGCCGACCTGCGGCTTGACCGGGAAGCCGACTCGCGGGCAGTGATCGAGCCGGGCGTGCCAGAAGAGTCGGAACTCCTGCGGCGCGTGCTGAGCGATGACGAGTACGAGGTCATGCCGCCTCCCGACTCGCACAAGGCGGCGCTCTCTACGGAAGAGATCGACGTGCTCCGTCGTTGGATCAGCGAAGGAGCTCGTTACGAACCGCACTGGGCCTTCGTCGCGCCGGCGCGTCCCGACCTCGACCTGTCCGTGGCCGAAGGCTCAACGAAGTCCTCCACCGCGATCGATCACTACGTTGCCAAGCAGCAAGAGTCGCGAGGCCTCCAGCCAGCGAAGCCAGCCGCCCCCGCCAAGTGGCTGCGGCGTGTGAGCCTCGATCTCACCGGGCTGCCGCCCACGTCGGGTGAGCTCGTCGCGTTCGAGAATGAAGTCGCCGAGCGCGGCGAGGCGGCCTACGCCGACGCCGTCGACCGCTTGCTCGCCTCGCCCCACTACGGCGAGCGGATGGCGCTCGACTGGCTCGACGTGGCGCGTTACGCGGACACCAACGGCTTCCAGCACGACGCCCACCGCATGAACTGGCCGTGGCGAGACTGGGTGACCCGCGCCTTCAACGAGAACATGCCGTTCGATCAGTTCACGATCGAACAGCTCGCGGGCGACCTGCTCGAAGAACCAACGACCGACCAACTGGTCGCCACCGCGTTCAATCGCAACCACATGATCAATGGCGAGGGGGGCGCGATCCGAGAAGAGAACCTCGCGAAGACCGCCTTCGACCGCGTCGAAACCACGGGGACGGCCTGGCTCGGATTAACCGTCGGCTGCTGCCAATGCCACGACCACAAGTTCGACCCGATCAAGCAGAGTGACTACTACCAGCTGTTCGCGTTCTTCAATCAGACCAGCGAGAAGGCGGGAGTCGACAAGCAGTTCTCTTCCAAACGGCCCGGGGCCAAACGATCGACGCCCTACATGGTCGATCGCCCCTACATCTCGCTGGCGAGCGACGACGAAAAGCAGCGGCTCAAGGAGCTGCAACTTGAGGTCAAGCACGCCGAGCAAGCGCTCGAAGCGGAGCGCCCCGAGTTCGAGCCCCTCTTCATCAAGTGGGTCGAAGAGATGCGAGAGGACCCTTCGCTCATCGAAGAGCGAGTGACGGTCAATTATCTGCACCGCTTCGTGAACACGGTACCGCTCGATAAACCGAGCAACGGTAACAACAAGAAGCTGACCCGCAATTTCCTCGAACAGTCCGAACGCTGGAGACCGTTCACGAAGAGAATCGACGACGCCAAGCGCGCCGCGTCGAATCTCGAGGGGAAGAGCCCACTGGTGATGATCATGCGGGACGACAAGCCCCGCGACACCTTCATCCTGCTGCGGGGCAATTACGAGACTCCCGGCGATCAGGTCACCGCCGGCGTGCCGGGGTTCCTCCCACCGTTGCCCCAGGACGCAAAGGCCGACCGCCTGGCGCTGGCGCGTTGGTTGGTGTCCGAAGAGCAGCCGCTCACGACACGCGTGACCGTCAACCGGCTCTGGCAGCTCATGTTCGGCCGCGGCCTAGTCCCCACACCCGACGACTTCGGCCTGCAGGGCGACCTGCCAACGCACCCCGATCTTCTAGAATGGCTCGCTTGCGAGTTCCGCACGAGCGGCTGGGACGTGAAGGCGATGCTGAAGGGAATCGCCCTGTCGAAGGCCTACCGGCAATCCTCTGAAGTCAGCCCCGACTCCATCGACGCCGACCCGGACAACCGCTGGCTCACCCGAGGCCCTCGCCGGCGCCTCGACTCGCGCCTGCTGCGTGATCAGACGCTCGCCCTCTCAGGGCTGCTGAACCGCGAGCAGGGTGGCCCCCCCGTCTTCCCGTACCAACCGCCCGGCATCTGGGAAGAGATGAGCCTCGGCAAGAACCACTACGAGCAGGACCACGGCGAAGCGCTTTACCGCCGGAGCCTCTACACCGTGTGGAGGCGTGTCGTGGCGCCCGCCAATTTCTTCGACGTGCCCAGCCGCCAGGTCTGCTCGGTGAAGCCGCAGCTCACGAGCACCCCGCTGCACGCCCTGACGCTGCTGAACGACCCGACCTACGTCGAGGCCGCCCGCGTATGGGCCGGCAGCCTGCTCGGGCTCTCCGACGACGACTCGCGTTTGCGAGAGGCTTTCTTCGCGGCGACCGCCCGACGGCCCGAGGCACGCGAGCTAGAGACCCTGCAGGCCACGCTCGACGACGCCCGGCGCCGCTTTGCCCAGGCGCCCGAAGAGTCCATCAAGCTGCTAGCCGTCGGCGAGGCGGAGACCTCCGCGGACGCTGCCGCCGAAGAGCACGCCGCCTGGACCACCGTCTGCCTGCTTATCCTGAATCTCGACGAGACCCTCTCGAAGTGA
- a CDS encoding molybdopterin-guanine dinucleotide biosynthesis protein MobA — MDPAPDRANALPVYVLIGGGSQRFGADKATHFIDGEPWALHVGNRLAAPPAPVVLVGDSPTGGTLEGVTVVPDAPDAPGPLGGLLAALDDRRDRWGPGLLCLASCDLVRPERAWLEPLLASHLANSDLDAAAYHAADRWQPFPSVVHTRWLEKLRALPSQGLRSLQAALEGSQVVATPWRDGPGPPQANTPEELAQRLE, encoded by the coding sequence ATGGACCCCGCGCCTGATCGAGCCAACGCCCTGCCCGTCTACGTGCTGATCGGCGGCGGGAGCCAGCGTTTTGGCGCTGACAAAGCGACCCATTTCATCGACGGCGAACCCTGGGCGCTCCACGTCGGGAATCGGCTCGCGGCTCCGCCCGCCCCGGTCGTTCTGGTTGGCGATTCTCCCACCGGAGGCACGTTGGAGGGCGTCACCGTCGTTCCCGACGCCCCGGACGCCCCCGGCCCCTTGGGTGGCCTTCTGGCCGCTCTCGATGACCGGCGTGACCGCTGGGGGCCTGGTTTACTGTGCCTCGCTTCGTGCGACTTGGTGCGACCCGAGAGGGCGTGGCTGGAACCGCTGTTGGCTAGCCACCTCGCGAACAGCGATCTCGATGCGGCGGCTTACCATGCCGCCGATCGCTGGCAGCCCTTCCCCTCAGTGGTTCACACGCGTTGGCTAGAGAAGCTGCGGGCGTTGCCGTCCCAGGGGCTGCGTTCCCTGCAAGCGGCGTTGGAGGGCTCGCAGGTCGTCGCCACGCCATGGCGTGATGGGCCGGGCCCGCCGCAAGCCAACACGCCCGAGGAACTTGCACAACGGCTTGAGTAG
- the moaA_2 gene encoding Cyclic pyranopterin monophosphate synthase, translated as MPLPALVDRFGRHHTKLRVSVTDRCNLRCRYCMPAEGVPVAPRDELLTFEEIERAVRVAVGLGVKQIRLTGGEPLVRRELPRLVEKLARLEGLDDLALTTNGVLLAEQAEALYTAGLRRVNISLDAIDAGAFKRLTRRDDYDRVVAGIAAAQRVGFEPIKINAIAMRGFTEEQIVPFGRFARDTGLEVRFIEYMPLDASNAWERDRVLFAEAIRDRLTSDLLPLRPVREPTGGPATEYEFVDGVGRLGFIPTVSEPFCASCDRFRLTADGKLRSCLFSLDETDLRETLRNGASDQQVAEVLGRSIAGKWAGHRVNADDFVQPARSMSAIGG; from the coding sequence TTGCCTCTGCCCGCCCTGGTCGATCGCTTCGGCCGACACCACACGAAGCTTCGCGTTAGCGTCACCGACCGGTGCAACCTGAGGTGCCGCTACTGCATGCCCGCCGAAGGGGTGCCGGTCGCGCCGCGCGACGAGTTGCTGACGTTCGAAGAGATCGAGCGCGCGGTGCGGGTCGCCGTCGGCCTCGGCGTGAAGCAGATCCGCCTCACCGGGGGCGAGCCCCTCGTGCGGCGCGAGCTGCCCCGTCTGGTTGAGAAGCTGGCAAGACTAGAGGGGCTCGACGACCTGGCGCTCACAACCAACGGCGTGCTGCTAGCCGAGCAGGCCGAAGCCCTCTACACCGCCGGCCTGCGGCGCGTGAACATCAGCCTCGACGCGATCGATGCGGGCGCTTTCAAGCGGCTCACTCGCCGCGACGACTACGACCGCGTTGTCGCCGGCATCGCGGCGGCTCAGCGGGTCGGCTTCGAGCCGATCAAGATCAACGCGATCGCGATGCGGGGCTTCACCGAAGAGCAGATCGTCCCTTTCGGCCGATTCGCCCGCGACACGGGCCTGGAGGTCCGCTTCATCGAGTACATGCCGCTCGACGCGTCGAACGCCTGGGAACGCGATCGCGTCCTCTTCGCCGAGGCGATCCGCGACCGCCTGACGAGCGACCTCCTGCCGTTGCGCCCCGTCCGCGAGCCGACAGGCGGGCCGGCGACCGAGTACGAGTTCGTCGACGGCGTGGGCCGCCTCGGCTTCATCCCGACGGTGAGCGAGCCGTTCTGTGCGTCGTGCGACCGCTTCCGATTGACCGCCGACGGCAAGCTGCGGAGCTGCCTCTTCAGCCTCGACGAGACCGACCTCCGCGAAACCCTCCGCAACGGCGCCAGCGACCAGCAGGTCGCCGAGGTCCTCGGGCGGAGCATCGCGGGCAAGTGGGCGGGGCACCGGGTTAACGCGGACGACTTCGTCCAGCCCGCACGAAGCATGTCGGCGATCGGGGGTTAG
- a CDS encoding ThiS family protein: MLLFGPQAALAGEREIIVTAEEPTAGRVLEALAQASETLAPSLAASRLAVNHKFVGDEHPIRPGDEVALIGMVSGG; this comes from the coding sequence GTGCTGCTGTTTGGGCCGCAAGCCGCCCTGGCTGGCGAGCGCGAGATCATCGTGACGGCCGAAGAACCGACCGCGGGGCGTGTGCTTGAGGCGTTGGCTCAGGCCTCCGAGACCCTCGCGCCGTCCCTGGCCGCCAGCCGGCTGGCCGTGAACCACAAGTTCGTCGGCGACGAGCACCCGATTCGCCCCGGCGATGAGGTCGCTCTTATTGGGATGGTGTCGGGCGGATGA
- the moaE_2 gene encoding Molybdopterin synthase catalytic subunit, which produces MSVAIELIEGPLPPAESWGVEGAGALLIFEGIVRPTEEGRELAALVYEAYPPMTEQELTRLAERTAEEHGLLAFRVEHSTGRVPVAACSFRLWVASRHRAEGIAATDAFIREMKRDVPLWKVAEYQS; this is translated from the coding sequence ATGAGCGTTGCCATCGAGCTAATCGAGGGCCCACTGCCGCCGGCCGAAAGCTGGGGCGTGGAGGGCGCCGGCGCGTTGCTCATCTTCGAGGGGATCGTGCGCCCGACCGAGGAGGGCCGCGAGCTGGCCGCACTGGTCTACGAAGCGTACCCGCCGATGACCGAGCAAGAGCTGACCCGCCTCGCCGAGCGCACCGCCGAGGAGCACGGCCTGCTAGCGTTCCGCGTCGAGCACAGCACGGGGCGCGTGCCCGTAGCGGCGTGCTCATTCCGCCTCTGGGTCGCCAGCCGCCACCGCGCCGAAGGCATCGCGGCGACCGACGCGTTTATCCGTGAAATGAAACGCGACGTTCCGCTATGGAAGGTGGCAGAATATCAGTCGTGA
- the nucA gene encoding Nuclease precursor — translation MELPNSIRQTRYGMPAADQVLVNRHYVIGYSYYFRQAKWALEIVDPDNPRLERTDNFRPDYRVPAMFRADLVDYRGSGMDRGHLVASANQRETELQNSETFLLSNMCPQAPGFNRRVWKELEAEVRRLDAKERIYETYVICGPVFYFDQPVLSIGAEDENEVTIPIPNAYFKSVLAENNRGALNMWSFLLPNEETEEPLESFRVPTTKIEQYTGIQLWDRLKGSKIAHEKKRVRSMW, via the coding sequence ATGGAGTTGCCCAACTCAATACGTCAGACCAGGTACGGAATGCCTGCCGCGGACCAAGTGCTGGTGAACCGGCACTACGTGATCGGCTACTCCTACTACTTTCGTCAGGCGAAGTGGGCGCTGGAGATCGTCGATCCGGATAACCCTCGGCTTGAACGGACGGACAACTTCCGCCCCGATTATCGCGTGCCGGCGATGTTTCGCGCAGACCTCGTGGATTATCGGGGCTCGGGAATGGACCGCGGGCATCTGGTTGCGAGCGCGAACCAAAGGGAGACCGAACTGCAAAACAGTGAGACCTTCTTGCTGTCGAATATGTGTCCCCAGGCGCCGGGGTTCAACCGTCGAGTCTGGAAGGAGCTCGAAGCGGAAGTGCGAAGGCTCGATGCGAAAGAGAGGATCTATGAAACCTACGTGATCTGTGGCCCTGTTTTTTACTTTGACCAGCCGGTCCTGAGCATCGGGGCCGAGGATGAGAACGAAGTCACGATCCCCATCCCGAATGCCTATTTCAAGTCAGTCTTGGCGGAGAATAACCGCGGCGCGCTGAACATGTGGTCCTTCCTGCTGCCGAATGAAGAGACCGAGGAGCCGTTGGAGTCGTTCAGGGTGCCTACCACAAAGATCGAACAATACACCGGCATCCAACTGTGGGATCGTCTCAAGGGCAGCAAGATCGCCCATGAGAAGAAGCGAGTTCGGAGCATGTGGTAG